Below is a window of Deltaproteobacteria bacterium HGW-Deltaproteobacteria-6 DNA.
TCTGGCAATTCTGGATAACGTGAATGCCGAGCATGTCGAAATCAATCTGGCAGGGTTTTGCAAAGACTGCCGGGGCGCAATGACATTATCAACGCAGCCGGGTTAAAGGAACGATCATGATAGACGCAAAAAAAATATTCTTACTAACACTGATCGGACTCTTCCTGATCGTTTCCTGTAAACAGGCCGAGGAACAAGGAGGGCGTGATACCCGTCTGAAAGTTATGGCCACGATTTTTCCTCTGTACGATTTTGCGCGAAACATCGGTGGCGATAAGGTTACTGTTACGATGCTGCTTCCGCCTGCGTCGGATGCGCATCATTATGAGCTGAAGCCGAATGATATCGTGCGGGTCAGTAAAACGGATATTTTTCTCTTTACCAGTTTTGAAATGGAACAGTGGGCGTATAAAGTGATCAATGCCGCCGCTGAAAAAACAAATATGCTGGCTGTTGAAACCGGACAGGGTGCGGCATTGCTGCCTTTGTCCGTGTCACAGGGGCATTATGCCGATCATCAACCCGTCCGCCGGGAAAACGACATGGAACACGCGACCAGATTTGATCCGCACATCTGGCTGGACTTCACGAACGCGCAGAAGATGATCGATAATATTACAACAGCATTCATCAACAAAGATCCGGCAAACAGCGAAACCTATAAAAAGAATGCCGAAGACTATAAGCGCAGGCTGACGGAGCTGGACAGCCGGTACCGTGCTCAGTTGTCAAACTGCAAAACAAGAACCATTCTGCATGCCGGACACTGGGCCTTTGCGTATCTGGCTCAGAAGAACAATTTAAAATACAGATCAGCTTATAATATGTCGGCGGATGCGGAGCCTTCGCCGCAGCAGATAGTTGAATTGATCGAACAGGTCAAAGAACAAAAACTGGCATACATTTATTACGAAGATCTGACCGCGCCCAAGCTGGCCAGAACCATTGCGTCGGAAACAGGCGCAGGCCTGCTCAAACTCAGCAACGGGCACGACATCAGTAAAAAAGATATTCAGGACGGCGAATCCTTTATAACGCTGATGGAAAGAAATCTGGTGAACCTCAAGAAGGGAATGCAATGCCCGTAATTCGCGCAGATAATTTAACATTCCGGTATAACGGTCTGGATGTGATCAGCGACGTCACTTTTTTCGTGGAAAAGGGGATCTATCTGGGCATTGTGGGCCCTAACGGTTCGGGCAAAAGCACATTGATTAAATGCATTTTGGGCATTTTAAAGCCTGAACTGGGCAGAGTCGAGCTGTTCGGCAAACCTCCCGATATTTTCCGGCAGTGGGAAAAAATCGGCTATCTGCCGCAGCGGCTCAGCGCATTGAACGCGCATTTTCCCGGCACGGTGGAAGAGATTGTCCAAATGGGTTTGCCCAAAAAAGATGCGGCCACTTTGAGGCGCACGCTGGAAATGATGGCAATCGGCCATCTCGCATCGCGTTTGATCGGCGAACTGTCTTATGGTGAACAGCAGCGTGCCATGCTGGCAAGGGCTCTGATGAGACGGCCGGAATTGCTGATCTTTGACGAGCCGACTACCGCGCTGGATCCTGAAACCCGGGAAATTTTTTATTCGCTGACGAAGATGTTGAATCAGGGGGAGGGAACGACGATTATTCTGATCACGCACGACAGCGGAATTATCGGTCAATACGCGCAAAACCTTCTTTATCTGGATAAAAAAGTGATCTTCTCGGGGACTTTCAAAGATTTCTGCTCGTCCGGAGACATGACCGGATTATTTGGCCCGAGAAGTCAGCACATCATCTGCCATCAACATGATCAAACAAGGGAGGGCGGCTGATGAATTTACTGGATATCGTGAGTTATGGATTTGTTCAACGGGCGATGGTTGCCGGCATGCTGATTGCCGCTGTTTCAGCAATGCTGGGAATGTTTCTTGTTCTGCGCCGTTTTTCTTTAATAGGCGACGGCCTTGCCCATACCACCTTCGGCAGCGTTGCCGTTGTGCTTTTAATCGGCATCAGTCCCCTTTATGTCACTCTTGCGGCACTGCCGCTGGTGATGGTTTCGTCCCTGGCGATTTACAAGTTAACTTCCTCACGAAAGATTCATGCGGATGCGGCCATCGGCATTATTTCTTCGCTGGGAATTGCGTCCGGTATTGTCCTGGCCAGCCTGTCCGGAGGATTCAATGTTGATTTGTTCAGTTATCTTTTTGGAAATATTCTAACCGTGAATAATACGGAACTGCTCCTTTCTTTCATCGTTTTTCTGATTGTCGTGGCGGTGGTCATTTATTTCTACGACGATTTGTTCGCGGTGACTTTCGATCAGGAACTGGCTCAAAGTATGGGCATCAAAACCGGGAGAATTAACGTCATTCTCTTTCTGATGACGGCCGTTGCCGCCGTTCTGGCCATGAAAGTCGCCGGCATTATGCTGGTTTCAGCCCTGCTGATTCTGCCAGCGCTCACCGCGCTGCAGATGTCCGTCAGTTTCCGGACGACGATGATTGCTGCGGTCAGCTTTTCAATCGCGGCGGTGGTTTGCGGAATTGGTTTTGCTTTTTTACTGAATTTACCGGCGGGCGCAATGATTGTCCTGTTTAATATCTGTTTCCTCCTACTGGTTTTCGCGGCTAAAAGGCTCTCTCACCTGCGGAGGTGAAGTACGATGTCGGTCATTAAAATTATTGCGACAGTTCCCAATCTGCTTTTTATTGCCGCTATGGTGATGGGTCTTTATCTGCCTCAGGCCGGACCCGTGGCTGATATTCTGATCCTGCCGGCATTGATGATTACGCTCACGGTAACTTTGCTTCGTTTTCCCGGCGGCTTTTTTAAAAAGCCCAGAGAACTTCTTTCCGGGGCGCTCCTGGGCAACCTGATGAATTATCTGGTTTTGGGAAACCTGATCATCCTTGGAAGCATCTTTCTGATCCGCGATGAAAAATTCTGGACAGGTCTTGTTCTGATCGCTGCCGTTCCTCCCGCTGTGGCGATTCTTCCTTTGAGCGATAAAACAGGAGGGGATAAGATGCTGACGCTGGCTGGCTTTGCCGGGTCTTATGTCGGTGCGCTCATTTTGACGCCGCTGATTGGAGTCGCTTTCCTCAAGTATATACCTATTCACTACACCAAACTCATTATTCTGTTTGTGGCGTTAATCCTGCTGCCGCTCATCCTGTCGCGTCTTGCCGTTGATCGGGATTGGGAGGCAAAGATTCATCGTTATGAGGGAATCATCTCCGACGGCTGCTTTTTTGTTGTATTTTATGCTCTGGCCGCCGGTAACGCCCTCATGATCAGGCAGTGGCCTTTGGAAATCCTCTTAATTTTCCTTCTGGCGTTTGCGGTCGTTTTTTTAATCACGTTTGTTCTAATGCTGATCGGCAGGTTTCATAAAGTTTCTTATTCAACCATTTCATCGCTGCTGCTTTTGGGAACCATGAAAAATTACGGTCTGGCCGGCGGCATTGCTCTGTATATTTTTAACCATGAAGCCGCCTTGCCTGCTTTAATTTTTTCCGTCGTCATGTTTATTAATATGATCTGGCTGAAATACAGAGCGCGCAACGTTGCTTCATTGCCGGCATCGGAGCAGACGCCTTCCAGCTGATATTTGACAAAGTAAATAGGCTGCCTATACTAATTGCTAATACTAACGGAAAGGAGAAATAAGCATGGCGATAAACTTACCGGAACTACCTTACGCGAAAGATGCGCTGGCCCCTTATATCAGCGCGAATACCTTGGATTTTCATTATGGCAAACATCACAAAACATATGTGGATAACTTAAACAAATTGATTGCTGGAACGGATTTGGAAGGCAAATCCCTTGAGGAAATTATTAAAATTGCCGCCAAAGATCCGGCCAAAGCGGGTATCTTCAACAACGCCGCTCAGGTCTGGAATCATTCGTTCTACTGGAAATGCCTGAAGCCGCAGGGAGGCGGGGCGCCCACGGGAGCTATTGCTTCCAAAATTAATGCCACTTTCGGTAGTTACGACAAATTTGTCGAGGAAATGAAGAATGCCGGTGTCACACAGTTCGGAAGCGGTTGGGCATGGCTGGTCCTGGACGGCAGCGATTTGAAGATTACCAAAACGCCGAATGCTGACACACCGCTTGCCCACGGACAGAAGGCTCTTCTCACCATCGATGTCTGGGAACATGCTTATTATCTTGATTATCAGAATCGAAGACCGGATTATCTCGCAGCGGTCATTCAGAACCTGATTAACTGGGATTTTGTTAATGCTAATCTGGGTTGAAATCCGGGCAACAGCAGTTACGGCCTTGACCGCTACGGTCAGTTTGATTGAAAGGAAGATGAAAAAATAAAAAGAAGGGGACCTGATACCAGGTCCCCTTCTTCAATATATAACAAACACTTGCAGGATTACTATTTCTTCTTATCGACTCTGTCTTTAAGCTCTTTACCTACCTTGAAAAAGGGCAGTTTTTTGGGTTCAACTTTAATTTTTGTTCCGGTTTTAGGATTTCTTCCCGTGTAGGAGCCATATTCTTTAACGACAAAGCTGCCGAAACCCCTGATTTCGATGCGACCGCCGTTTTTTAGTTCATCGGTAAAACCTTTGAAAACAAGGTTAACAACATCAATTGCTTTTTTTTCCGTTAAATTTAGCTTCTTGCTCAAAGCTTCAATAAGACCGGATTTGTTCATAGAGCCTCCTTAAGACTATTTACAGCACGAATCGCCTGATATTATGATGCTGCTCATCTTGCACGTTGGCGACTATTATTTATTTTTAAACGATTGTCAAGAATATTTTTAGCTTTTTGCGCCGTTTCCTGGAGCAACTGATTGATTTCCCGGCTGGTTAAATCCCGCCAATGGCCTTCCTTTAATCCCGTCAAAGTGATATTGCCGATGGATTCACGCACCAGACGGGCCACCTGATGACCGGCAGCCTCAAAACCTCTGCGAATGACCCTGTTTTTTCCTTCACGAAGCATCAGGCTGAGCCAGGTGCTTTTGTCATTGATCTTCTCAACCTTCAAATTTTCCGGTTTGAATATCCCATCCGGCAATTTAACACCATTGGCGATTTGTTTTAATTCTTCCCTGCTTAAGCGTCCCGAGATCTTCACCCGGTAGGTTTTGGGCACCTGAAAACGCGGATGCTGTATTTTTTGGGCAAAATCCCCGTCATTGGTCAAAAGCAGCAATCCCGACGACTCGTAATCCAGTCTGCCGATAGGATAGACCCTTTCCGGAACATCCCGGACGAGATCGACAACCGTCGGTCTGTTTTGCGGATCGGACATGGTCGTTACATATTCCGCCGGTTTATGTAAAGCGATGTAATAAAGAGTTTTTTCAAAGGAAATGGTATTGCCGTCCACCCGGATCACGTCCTGTTGGGGATCGGCTTTCACGCCCAGTTCGGTCACCACCTTTCCATTGACGCTTACCCTTCCTGTGGTGATCAATACTTCGACATGACGGCGCGAGTCAATGCCGGCGGCGGCGATAATTTTCTGCAGACGTTCTTTCATGAATTGATGTCATCCTCGAGAGTTTCCTGCGTGAAAGATTCATGCTCCGGCGTTTCCCGGACGGGAACGCTTTCCACAGCACTTTCTTCGGCGCGCTCCTCAATGGTTTCCTCTATGGTTTCTACCGCACGCTCCTCAGCCGTTTCCAGGGCGCGTTCTTCAGCACTTTCCTCAGCACGTTCCTCGGCCGTTTCCAGATCGAGGATTCCCTGCTGTTCGGTAATTTCTTTTAACTCTCTCATGGTCGGCAGGTCCGCCAGTTCCCTGAGGTTGAATACTTCCAGAAATTTTTTGGTGGTTCCGTAAATAATGGGTTTGCCCGGAACGTCTTTGCGTCCCACAATACGAATTAACTTCTTTTCCAGAAGGCCTCTGAGGGGTGCGCTGGCATCGACGCCGCGGACCGTTTCAATTTCCGCTTTCACAATCGGTTGCCGGTAGGCCACAATGGCCAGCGTTTCCAGCGCCGCCGGAGAGAGTGTCGCGGGTTTGGTGCCTTTGAGTTTTTTCACCCAGACAGACATTTCCGTTCGGGTGCGGAACTGAAAACCGCCCGCAACTTCCTGCACGCTTATTCCGCTTTGGCGTTCTTCATATCCGGCAATCAGCCGATCGAGCGCGTCTTGAACTTCTGTTTTGTCCACGCCGTCCAGGACGGCGCAGATTTTTTCCAGCGGAAGCGGCGATTCGGACGCCAGAATTAATGCTTCAATAATGGCCGAAATATTTTCCATTTTAAGACTCCACGGCCGGGAATATTCGAATGACACCGAACGCCGCCGTCTGATAAGCTTTGATCATCTTGAGCTTGATGAGTTCGAGCACGGCCAGAAATGTGTAAACGACCCGGCGGCGATCTTTTCTTTCTCCCAGCAATTCTTCAAAGGTAAGATTTTTTTCGAGCGTCAGGCGCTCCATGAC
It encodes the following:
- a CDS encoding zinc-binding protein, with translation MIDAKKIFLLTLIGLFLIVSCKQAEEQGGRDTRLKVMATIFPLYDFARNIGGDKVTVTMLLPPASDAHHYELKPNDIVRVSKTDIFLFTSFEMEQWAYKVINAAAEKTNMLAVETGQGAALLPLSVSQGHYADHQPVRRENDMEHATRFDPHIWLDFTNAQKMIDNITTAFINKDPANSETYKKNAEDYKRRLTELDSRYRAQLSNCKTRTILHAGHWAFAYLAQKNNLKYRSAYNMSADAEPSPQQIVELIEQVKEQKLAYIYYEDLTAPKLARTIASETGAGLLKLSNGHDISKKDIQDGESFITLMERNLVNLKKGMQCP
- a CDS encoding ABC transporter ATP-binding protein; translated protein: MPVIRADNLTFRYNGLDVISDVTFFVEKGIYLGIVGPNGSGKSTLIKCILGILKPELGRVELFGKPPDIFRQWEKIGYLPQRLSALNAHFPGTVEEIVQMGLPKKDAATLRRTLEMMAIGHLASRLIGELSYGEQQRAMLARALMRRPELLIFDEPTTALDPETREIFYSLTKMLNQGEGTTIILITHDSGIIGQYAQNLLYLDKKVIFSGTFKDFCSSGDMTGLFGPRSQHIICHQHDQTREGG
- a CDS encoding ABC transporter; the encoded protein is MNLLDIVSYGFVQRAMVAGMLIAAVSAMLGMFLVLRRFSLIGDGLAHTTFGSVAVVLLIGISPLYVTLAALPLVMVSSLAIYKLTSSRKIHADAAIGIISSLGIASGIVLASLSGGFNVDLFSYLFGNILTVNNTELLLSFIVFLIVVAVVIYFYDDLFAVTFDQELAQSMGIKTGRINVILFLMTAVAAVLAMKVAGIMLVSALLILPALTALQMSVSFRTTMIAAVSFSIAAVVCGIGFAFLLNLPAGAMIVLFNICFLLLVFAAKRLSHLRR
- a CDS encoding superoxide dismutase [Fe] (SodB; iron binding; present under aerobic and anaerobic conditions; destroys free radicals), with amino-acid sequence MAINLPELPYAKDALAPYISANTLDFHYGKHHKTYVDNLNKLIAGTDLEGKSLEEIIKIAAKDPAKAGIFNNAAQVWNHSFYWKCLKPQGGGAPTGAIASKINATFGSYDKFVEEMKNAGVTQFGSGWAWLVLDGSDLKITKTPNADTPLAHGQKALLTIDVWEHAYYLDYQNRRPDYLAAVIQNLINWDFVNANLG
- a CDS encoding integration host factor subunit beta, encoding MNKSGLIEALSKKLNLTEKKAIDVVNLVFKGFTDELKNGGRIEIRGFGSFVVKEYGSYTGRNPKTGTKIKVEPKKLPFFKVGKELKDRVDKKK
- a CDS encoding pseudouridine synthase, whose protein sequence is MKERLQKIIAAAGIDSRRHVEVLITTGRVSVNGKVVTELGVKADPQQDVIRVDGNTISFEKTLYYIALHKPAEYVTTMSDPQNRPTVVDLVRDVPERVYPIGRLDYESSGLLLLTNDGDFAQKIQHPRFQVPKTYRVKISGRLSREELKQIANGVKLPDGIFKPENLKVEKINDKSTWLSLMLREGKNRVIRRGFEAAGHQVARLVRESIGNITLTGLKEGHWRDLTSREINQLLQETAQKAKNILDNRLKINNSRQRAR
- the scpB gene encoding SMC-Scp complex subunit ScpB is translated as MENISAIIEALILASESPLPLEKICAVLDGVDKTEVQDALDRLIAGYEERQSGISVQEVAGGFQFRTRTEMSVWVKKLKGTKPATLSPAALETLAIVAYRQPIVKAEIETVRGVDASAPLRGLLEKKLIRIVGRKDVPGKPIIYGTTKKFLEVFNLRELADLPTMRELKEITEQQGILDLETAEERAEESAEERALETAEERAVETIEETIEERAEESAVESVPVRETPEHESFTQETLEDDINS